TTGTAGATGTTGACAAGTctcctattgttgaagcTATTGTGGAAGGTGCTATTGTTGTTGAACAGTCTATTGTTGAGCTGCCCTCGGTGGAGGCATCAAAGTGACGATCATTGGTtgatcttccctttcttcttccatttcctctgttccttcctcctgctttATTCTTTCTAAAGGAGTCATTtatccaagaaggtaaaagattgtactggaagaaaagaaaggaaggaaaagagggggggaaggaaggatggatgtaaatatgtctacatacatatatacatatgtatgtaggcATATTTCAAGTACATAGTGGTTTTGGTGATGGTTTCGGTggtaattattactttatataaaaagaaagaaattaaagCCATTCCCGTCATAGGCAGTATAGTGGACACTGCGGCAATACTCCCGGAGGACGTCGATTCCGTGGTGGGTAACGAATCCCATACAGGACCGGATATTTCCTGTGGTGCCCGACTCCCCGGGTTGACACGGTAGTGCCCTTCTATTGCTTTATGCTCTTCTCTAGTTTCTGTAttacaccccttttttaatagaTCCCTGTACTCCTGATCATTGGACCAGCTTCTGAAGTCTTGACAATATTGTTCactattttcttcattacaGTGTGCATCCACAGCCTCATATGCTACAAAAATTTCTCTCAGGTAACTCTTACACTCCTCATCACAGTAGAAATGACTGGTCTCTAAATGGTGCTTCATAGTGTGATAGTTTCGATAGTACTCATATACTATTTTCATTGCATTGAAAATGGTTTGGTCAATgttatgttcatatataattcCACAAGTCTTTTTTCCAGTAGGACCCTTGAGCTCATTATAAATGGCCTGCATGGTTTCTTCccatgaattttttcctaaattgGCATACACCTTTTCcccaatccaataatataaaaagcgGCAGGGTTCATCATCATGGGACGAAATACTATTCTTTTTCCAGGATGCATAGCACCATGCTTCCATAGTTTTACTGGCATAATCCTTAGTTTTTTGATTCGTCCATAACTTCTCTCCTATGCTCTCCCCAAAATTATCATCGCTTATGCGATTGCAGCGATCTGTGT
This region of Plasmodium coatneyi strain Hackeri chromosome 3, complete sequence genomic DNA includes:
- a CDS encoding Variable surface protein Vir7-like protein, which encodes MTTAAYTPLKKEFLDSVLPSKQQYYEEFNDHTDRCNRISDDNFGESIGEKLWTNQKTKDYASKTMEAWCYASWKKNSISSHDDEPCRFLYYWIGEKVYANLGKNSWEETMQAIYNELKGPTGKKTCGIIYEHNIDQTIFNAMKIVYEYYRNYHTMKHHLETSHFYCDEECKSYLREIFVAYEAVDAHCNEENSEQYCQDFRSWSNDQEYRDLLKKGCNTETREEHKAIEGHYRVNPGSRAPQEISGPVWDSLPTTESTSSGSIAAVSTILPMTGMALISFFLYKLNNRLFNNNSTFHNSFNNRRLVNIYNRCCIYYI